CCGACTCGGCAGAATCATTCGAGCCGAACTTGAAGCAGGTGCACCAAAACGTGCGTACCGGCTGACCATCGACTTCGGAAAATATGGCGTGAAGACCAGTGTGGGACGCTTCACGCAGCAGTCGCCCGAAGCGTTGGTCGGTCAGCAGGTCGTGGGCGTGCTGAATTTTGCGCCTCGTCAGGTGGGGGAGGTGACCTCTGAGGTGCTGATCCTGGGTGTGCAGGTGCCAGGCGCAGACAGCGGGGAAGCGTCTCCTCTAATCCCACAACTTGAAGCCAAGCTCGGGAGCAAGGTGTTCTAACCCATCACGGATTCTCTTGGCAGAGCAGCACGCCCAAAAATGGGGCATGCTGCTCTGCCGTGGGTTGGCGTTCCCGTACGGATGGTCAGCGTGTTGCGCTGCATTTGACCTCAAACCATGAC
The Deinococcus ruber DNA segment above includes these coding regions:
- a CDS encoding tRNA-binding protein, translating into MATPLKPTVDPEETLGRLDLRLGRIIRAELEAGAPKRAYRLTIDFGKYGVKTSVGRFTQQSPEALVGQQVVGVLNFAPRQVGEVTSEVLILGVQVPGADSGEASPLIPQLEAKLGSKVF